GGACTCGCGTCCGTGCTGCCGTTCGCGGCGGCCGTCAACACTCCGCTGTCCATCTACACGGGGCGGACTCCGGACGCGTCCGTACCGGCCGCGCTGCTCGTCCAGTGCGTGTGGATCCTGGTCCTGGGGACGGCGGTCCGAAGCGTCTGGCGCTCTGCGGGCCGCAGGGTCGCCGTCCAGGGAGGGTGACCGCACGTGTACCGAGAAGGACGGGCCCGGAGAGCGGGCGGGCAGGCGCGCAACGCGCTGCTCTTCGCGGCCAGGACCGTGGGCCCGGGAATCCGGGCGAGGCGGGAGTACCGCACCGACTTCGCCGCCGCGATCGCGGCCGGGATCCTCTACCAGTCCACGGGGCTGCTGCTCGCCGTCGTCGCCTTCGGCGCCCTTCCGGGCTTCGGCCCCTGGAGCCTTTCCGACATCCTGCTCATGGTCGGGCTGCGGTTGGCCGGCCACGCCCTGTACGCCGTCGTCTTCGCCAATCTGCCGCGCCTTCCGCTGATCATCGTCCAGGGCAGGCTCGATCGCATGATGATGCGCCCGGTGCCGGTCCTGATCCAGGTCATCTGCGACGAGGTCAACGTCAACGCGCTGGGGGACCTGGCGATCGCCGCCCTGTTCTGGTGCTTCGCGGTGCCGGGCATGCAGGTCCACTGGGACGCCGGCAGGGTGCTGTTCTGCGGGGCGGCGGCGATCAGCGGCATGCTGATCGAGGCGGCCCTGCAGATCACCGTGTCCGCACTGTGCATCCGCTCCATCGGGTTCGAGAGCGTCTACTACTGGGTGGACAGCACCGTGATGACCTTCGCGGGGTATCCGTTGGGGCTCTTTCACACCCTCGGTTCCTGGATGTTCACCTTCGTGATGCCCATCGGGTTCATCGCCTACTTTCCGGCGGCCCATCTGACCGG
The sequence above is drawn from the Kitasatospora sp. NBC_00315 genome and encodes:
- a CDS encoding ABC transporter permease, whose protein sequence is MYREGRARRAGGQARNALLFAARTVGPGIRARREYRTDFAAAIAAGILYQSTGLLLAVVAFGALPGFGPWSLSDILLMVGLRLAGHALYAVVFANLPRLPLIIVQGRLDRMMMRPVPVLIQVICDEVNVNALGDLAIAALFWCFAVPGMQVHWDAGRVLFCGAAAISGMLIEAALQITVSALCIRSIGFESVYYWVDSTVMTFAGYPLGLFHTLGSWMFTFVMPIGFIAYFPAAHLTGKESVALFAPWMAVLAPLSGPLAISAALLLWRRSLRSYEGGGSTA